The sequence TTATACCGCGAGCGCAGTTCATCAGCAAGCCACTGCGCCTCCTCGTGGCTGGCGGTATGTGCAATGGCGCTGGCGATGGTGGTGCCGGGCGCGATGCCGGCCTCGAATATCTCCAGCATGCGCGCTTTGGCCGCTTTCTTAGTGCGCACCTTGTGCAAGGGCTGGACAATGCCGTCCTTGATGGTCAACAGCGGCTTGATATCGAGGAGGGTGCCGAGGAAGGCTGAGGCGGTACCGATGCGCCCGCCTTTATGCAGATACTCCAGTGTCTCCACGACGAAGACGATGCGGTAATTCCGCACGATGGACTCCAGAACGGGGATGATCTCTGCCGCCGGCGCGCCGGCCGCGGCCATCTCCGCCGCCTTGATGGCCAGCAGGCTCAACGACACGGAGACGGCCTGCGTGTCCACAACGTGGATGCGGCCGGCGGGGAGGGATTCCGCCGCGGCCTTGGCCGCCTGCCAGGTGCCGCTGAGACGGGAGGAGATGGTCAGGCACAGAAGCTCACTGCCATCCGCCGTCAGCTCTCGAAAGGCCTGTTCGAAATCCCCGATGGAGGGCTGGGAGGTGCGCGGCAGTTCCCGTTCGGTGCGCAGCCGGCGGTAGAATTCCTCCCGGCTCAGCTCCTTCCCATCATCCCGATACGTCCGGCC comes from Anaerolineae bacterium and encodes:
- a CDS encoding DegV family protein, whose product is MLKILVDSTCDLLPEEAAGYGIHIIPMYVTLGGRTYRDDGKELSREEFYRRLRTERELPRTSQPSIGDFEQAFRELTADGSELLCLTISSRLSGTWQAAKAAAESLPAGRIHVVDTQAVSVSLSLLAIKAAEMAAAGAPAAEIIPVLESIVRNYRIVFVVETLEYLHKGGRIGTASAFLGTLLDIKPLLTIKDGIVQPLHKVRTKKAAKARMLEIFEAGIAPGTTIASAIAHTASHEEAQWLADELRSRYNCRRLYISEMGPVVGTHGGPGLIGAAIYPIEAEQAPAQSPHQ